The Vicia villosa cultivar HV-30 ecotype Madison, WI unplaced genomic scaffold, Vvil1.0 ctg.000794F_1_1, whole genome shotgun sequence genomic sequence GATAATCGGTACCATGAGAATTAAAAATTCGGGAATTTACTGTCTGATGTTGACTTGTGTTTCCATTGCTAGGACCAGGTTGAAAAGATGATGGAACGGTCCTCTTTAAACCTTGTTGAGATGACATTTTCTGATAATCGGTACCATGAGAATTAGAAATTCGGGAATTTACTGTCTGATGCTGACTTGTGTTGCCATTTGCCCTTCTTGAATCTGCACGTAATATTACATATAAGATGATTGCGGATTTAAAATGAAATTCCATCAGAGGGGATCTTTGATAAAAATCGCCTACCTGAATTCCTTTCAGAAGCAGCCCATCTTGGGAGAATTCTCCCAGGATCTAATATCTCCTCCAACTCATCATCCGACGAACTAATATCTATATACGCAATATCCATGGAATCTAGATAACAACTTTCTCTTTCCTCGGCCGAACTAGAAATTGAGCGAACCTGCATTCAAAGAGGATCATGATCATTTCATCATACATGAGAGTAAAATGCAAACCTTCTCTAAATGAAAACGGCTTCACCCACCActtttttgttaggttttgaaatTAAACCAGAAACCCAAGAACCTAGATGAATACATAGTCTCCAAGTTGAGTAGATGAAATGATGAATATTGTCCACATTATCAAGCATCAGCCGGAAAGCTGAGCTACAATTCCAGTTTccttaacaaaacaaaaaaacctatTTGCTAAATGGAGGAAATGCTTTAGTTTTCCCCCTTCTTTCTAACATATGCACTGCAAAAATAGAAGAAAACATCCAAATCATGAGTATATATAACCTGAAGGACATCAAAAGAAAACAGCATTTATTTTTTAGAACTCCAAGCCACAATTGTCAGATATGTACACCAAAAGGATTCATTATAGATATTAGAAAATCTGGTCAACAATATCATTATTCCTTTTTCATAAAAATCCAACCAATATGAGGGGGACATATAAGGGAAGAAGTATAACACATACAAATATCAATAAATTATTGCTGCTACCCAAGGTAGTTAGAATCGTGATTTTGATCAAAATTGGGGATGGAATATAAGTTATTGCTGCAACACACACGCACACGACCACGTGCGTGTACGCACacacttaaataaatattatatagaaaGATAAATAATACCCTCCAAGAAAATTACGCGAAGAAATAATGCATTATTGATTTCTTTGTTTCATGTACAAGGAGTTTGGGCCATAGAGCCCAATGCCTCCACcgtttaaaaagaaataaaagcagCATTGAAGTGAAGTGGGCCCAAACAAGTCGATGCTTATTCCTCGCAATCTAATGTAAACTCTCCAACCCTAGTCTCCTCATTATCTCTTCTCTTTTCCCTTGTCTGCTCACTGTATGAAAAAAAGAACAGTGCTTTTCATGCAACCTGGCCAGCGAACTGGTTGCAAATCTGAGACACTGAAATGCCAAAGAATTGAAGATATCACCCATATTCAATTTTCCCCGAAAATTTCATCAATTCAATATAGGAAATGATTTCGCATGGGATTGGATAGCTCAGGGCAAAATAAATCATAAAGTTGCCAATTTTGCAAGGTAAATTGcgatattttatattttactacCTTACTGCTACCCTCAGAATTAGTCAAGTGCTGAGTGAGAAATTTTCCTCCAATAAAATTCTTTTCCATATGAAAACAACGATAATTTTTCTGACCAAAGAGAACAGGttgagattttaattaattaggtcgggTCAACTACATGAATCCGACAAAAAATGCCATAATAGCTAGTAATGAATTAAGTCCATATTAGACCACTCAACTCTAAATCTATTTCCGCCTACCCTATTTGTTGTGGACTGATAGGCTCACGCCACTCATTCCCCTTTCCCTAATATGCAATTTATCTGCTCGATGCATTGCCAACTAACTAGTAACTACTTAATAAACAAGCAGAGCTCCATTCAAACAATTATCGAAAAACCCTAATAAACTTACCCCCAAATAAGGAACAAGGACATCCATAAAAAGAGTAACTTGAACAGTATATAAATAATGCAGCCAAAATCCATCACAaactcatcaatcaaatcaatttcCTGCTCTTAGCTACCAACCTAAACCTACTACCCCCATCATCAATAAACCTTACAAAATTGCAtgatcaaaaatgcattttttttcgACACCAATTCATACAACAACAGAAATTACAATCGTAATAAGAACAAtagaaaacaaacaaacaaaaaccaGATCAAAGTATAACTAAACCTGATAGAAATCACAATCACACCCACATTCCAATCAAACAAAACCACCAAAACGAAGGTGAGAATCCATAAAATTCCAGTGAATAACTAACAATTGGGCTTAAATTTATGAAATGTGTGAAAAAGAGTTGATTTTTTGAACGGAATTTGAAGGACGCAACGGTTGAGAATTGAAAGAGAGACTAGGGTTCTAGAGCAAAACGCAGTAACGGAAGCGTAAAAGAGAATCAAAACGACATGGGTTTGAATTTGACTTACGTAAAATCGGTGACGAAGGCGGAATGAGAATGGATTTTAAGGTTTTGCACGATTCCAAATTTTTACTCCTCCGTCAGTTTTACTCTTGCCTTCACTTCTGTCTTCTTCTGTATATTGATATTTATATTCTTATATATACCTTGGACTTGtattttgcttaaaaaaaatatcttttttactcataaaatcaaatattttttacttgtaaatatttttttttaataatctacaaaaataattaaataaatattaggtTTTAGTTAGAGATAACCAATTTAATTTCATTAAAGATTTTGTAAGTCTTTGCAAGATCTTGAATatatgaaatttaatttttagaaatattttacaaCATTCACTCACACAACGTAAATTTGTATATCATCAATTTTAGATACAAAAATATTTGCGTTAATATGTACATGATGTTAAGCATATGGAGttctattttagaaaataatatcgATTTGGCAATATTCAAACAAATTTcgcatcaatttttttattacaaaaaagttTATGCGAAAGATactgaattttgaaaaaaattattgactttttattattaatttcaaaaaaaagtttttaaaagataaagatatattttataaaattataaagcgAATGATTATAAATGGTATGTTATAtatgattataataaaaatatattaaatattaaaaatattaaaaatattaaaaatatattgttatAATAATATAGCAAGCTTAAGAGTTGTGGACTAAAGTAAAGTTTGAAGATCGAACTTGATCTTATATAAGCATGAGTCTATCTGTAGTTTAATACTACACGTTATAGTTCGTCAACCAAAGCTTAACACACCAGCATGTGGTTGACTCTAAATATAGCTTTGCACAAGAATAAAAGAGTGGTTGTCCCCTCAAATTAGACGCATAACTCAGGCTTAGGTTCCTTAGCTCATAGCCTAAACCCAAATACACAAACATCAATAACTCGTATTTTGGATTCTCTTACACAACGGCATGCTTAGTCGTCACCTTCATTCTCTCGCCCATTATAGGATAGGTTTTACCAATTGGTACCTCTAATCATCAGCCATATAAGCAACCTTAATCAGGTATGATCTAGTACCCATTCAACTATAAAGGCTCAACATAAGCGTTAATCATCCAATTATAACTCTAAAATACCAAGAGTTTTAATCATAACATATTGCTAAAATAACTTTTAATCACCCATATATACATCAGTAGGGCCTTGTTCATAACACCATGCTAGCAAAGTGCATCCTCTCTAATTTAACAAGAACATGTTCAGTTGTGACTTTGAGTTATATGGATTTTCCCTTTGATATTCTTTCTTTATGAATTAGTCCATTGTGTTTGTTTATTTATTGAGTTAAATATATAGTTTATATAATCATATCTTCACATGGTATATTTCTTGAATAAGTATTGTTGAACGAAATTGTATTGGTGTTAGGAATTTACACACAACTTGTATTATTTAACAGGTTTGTCGTGCATAACTTGTATTATTGCACATTTTTATTGTTGTCAACTATAAAATATGAACTTCATTATTGAGAGTgaatcttgaaaacatcaaagGATACAAACTTTGAGCTTTATAGGATATCAACTGTaggaaatctcgaaaacatcaaAGGGTGCAAAATTTTGTGTGTTGACTTGATAATCTAAAGAAGTCTTCATCGAAGGAAAAATTACCACCAGAAGAATAGGCACATTTTTCTTTGAATGGAGGATTTGGTTCCAGCGAAGTTGTATTAATTCCTTCAATATAGGAAATTGTGATAAGCAAAGagactttttccttcagtttgaGGAATTGGTTCCAAATGGAAATGGTTTTATGATTGAACTTAAAATTTTTATCATGCTAATTATTTGTAATAAACATATTTTCTTTACTATGTTCGAATTTTTGTTCGATTAGTGGCATGATGTCACGCATAATGTTTGAACAATGTGTATAACAACAAGATGTCATTACAAAAATAATAAACATGTACAATAAATAACAAGCAATTGTTAACTCAACTTGGTGCAAAGTCACCTACGTCTTGAGGGCATTATCCCAAATAAAGAAATTCCACTCTTAGTAGTCAATAGTACACGACAGACTCATCTGAATTCTCTTAGTTCAATGTCCTTTTCCTAATACTACTCGTGAACTTCGATCCAAACTCCCCCTAAATTTGAGATCCCTCTCCCATTCACTCAAACACTCTCCCAAGTGTTTGTacaataacataaacatataaaGTGATGAATAATTGTTACACTACAAATACGTTATCCTCCTAAACAAAGTATGACAAGCCTTAAACAAAAGACTCAATGAAAACTAAAAACGTTAAGCTTCAAAATACAAGGTTTGGGTCTTCGCTTGAGGTAAAACACTTCATTAAATAGCAACAACATCTGGCATAAAAGCTCAATAGGGTTTTGGTACGAAAATTGTTGGATTAAAAAAAGCGCAAGAAAGATCAATCTTCGTAATGTTAAGTTTGAATCttgattaaaatcaaatctaactAAATATTAATTTGATATAAATATGAATTCCAATCTCTCGAGAAAAGAAttgcaaataaaatattttccacATAAGAATGAGCTTCAAATAAGATATTGAACagaataaaaaaggaaataaatcATATTATAGTGAAATTCAATCCATTAAAACACGCGTGCCAAGTAAGCAGCACGAGACACGAGATGTCTCATGTAAAGTTAGAACATCTTGCTTAACATGTTGATAATGAAGAGTTTTAAGGAGATGTGTCTTCAAACTAACAATTATTGAAGAGTTTGTAAAGAATTTTAGGAAGCTTGCAAGATTATGATTATTGTGACTGGTGGTGACAAATTCTAGTGAAAAGAATGAGGTTCTTCTCTATAGGTTAACCTTGGTACTGGTTTGTGGAAGCCTATAGACATGGTAGAATTTCTTCTCGATCTTATGATAGTTCATCGTTCAATAAATCGTGGGATCAAGGTTGATTGCCACAAACAAAGACTTAGAGCAAACTGCAGAAGCTGGAAGATTCAAGAAGCGATAATCGAGTAGAGATTTTGTTGAGATTTTGGCATAAAGGTTGTATACAAGTCAAGATTCAAATAGGAGATTTATTTTTCTCAGTATTATTATGGATTAGTGATTGTATGAACTCCTGTAATATTTGTCAAAACATATTGGAAGGTCTACTTTCAATAGAAAATCATGGGGAAATGGAGTAGGCTCTTGCAAGGACGACAGAGTAGAACCACTATATATCTCAGTGtacttcctctctctctctctctcactcacacAAGACCTGACATTAGCTTTTCTGTTTGAAGGTTAAGTTAACATATTTCCAACCCAACAAAAGAACATATGCATGTTCCTCTATTATTCTCCATTGCATCAAAGTTGCTTCTACTCAAGGCATATTCTTCAAATCAACTTCCAACAACACCCTCACtacaaaatatttgacatttactAATGGCAAAAATCTGTTGGTAAAGGTCCAAAAACCTATACCAATGGACGTTTCATCAACTATAATCCCATATACAAACGGTAATTTTTTGGCCCAATATCTTATACCAACGACAATTTTTAGGTGTTGGACAAAATATTGGGCTATAGCAACAACTAATTACAATATTTAACAACTTTATCCACCACGTATTTCCGTTGATATAGCACGAAATTAGTCGTTGGTATATATCcttgtttttacaaatatttcttttttataattaatattttttattttttacaaatatttcttttttataagtaatattttttaatcatCAAATTTTGTCAATACTTTCTATATACACCACACAAAATTTAAAGCAACTTCAAAGAAAATTTCAATTATATTGTCAAAATAGAAACTCTTACAAACATATCAAAATAGATGTtaccacaacaacaaaaaaaacataaaacatatctAAGGTAAAAGCAGTTTCTAATCGGTACatgtattttgagaatttatcttgTCTGAGACACTAGAAGCGTTTATAgcctattgaaaataaaataaactaagttACAAACTCAACTTATTAAATGTTTTCATTATATTTGAAATATGAAGTCGAAGAGTAAAATATAATATACTTGTCTTGCAGCCTCTAACATAACATTCATATTCTTCTCTCCCTTTTACCTCACTTTCAATTCAAGCTAGCACTAGCAGAGCAGTAGGTAATGTACTTCTCTTACTTTTTCTTCTTATTATAACAatactattataattattatattatataattatataggtTCATTCATTCATATAATTTAAATAGTTACAGTACCGCGACGCAAATTGCAATTGCAATATAGGTCATATTACTAATATAGGTTGTTCAATTTCACATAGTTCAATATAGGTAATTAGATATTGTACTGCAATTGATATATACGTTTAAATTATTGTTATTTTCAATATCAAATTGTCTGTTCATTCAACTTATAAGgaaatttcaaattattattatcttattatatatttgttatatcatattaaaatagtttaaatttttttttagaatctAATACTTAAattgtagtttttattttaacaGAAACTAtactctcttttttttctttctaatataGTATTAAAGATTTTGGATAATTTAATAGGTTATTCATAATAgtaaaattctcttttaattttgttgttacgagttattttatttaattattcggtCTCGTCAATTTGTGTGTTACAAATTGTTTATCTAAAAATTCTCTTCACTTAATCATTAAATTTCAGATGAGGAGGTTTTCGGTTCCTAAAACAAGTATTGAGAAAGTGAATGTTAAGCAACTGGAAGTCGAAGTAGAAGAAACACCCCCTAATTTGGCCAACGAATTTaatccaaatgagattgtgcgtgaTCCAGGATGTAGGAAACAAATTCATGAGTATGCTCCGGATATTCAAGACCAAGTGAGGAGAGCATATATATTGAAGGGTCCAACGCAACCAGATTTAGCAAGATTTCCCCGTACTCAATTTGGGAAGTATTCAAGAGCCTTTTGTAAAGCGTGGTATAAGAATTATACATGGCTTGAATACAATGAGTCGAAGGATGCAACTTATTGTTTCTATTGCTTTCTCTTTAAGCCGTCTGGGAGGGCTGAACATTTTGGTTATGAAGTCTTCAACAAAGACGGATTTAAAGATTGGAAGCATGCATCTAAAGGCTTTAAAGATCATATTGATAGTCATGATAGTAAGCACAACTCGTGTATGAAGCACTATgatgattataataatcaaagatAAAGTGTGACAGGTATCTTTGCTAGAACAACTAGGGAATCAGAAGAATTGTATAAGATCCGTTTAACTTGCTTTTTAGATTGTACTAGATATCTCATAGCATAAGGCATTGCTTTCCGTGACCATGATGAAAGCTCTACTTCTTTAAACAAGGGAAATTTTAGAGAGATGGTGGATTGGGTAAAATCTAATGATGAAAAAGTAAGATATGCTTTTGATCGTGGTCCAAAAAATTGCACGATGACTTCCGGTGGCATTCAAAAGGAGCTTGCAACGTGTTGTGAACATGAAGTTAccaaggtgattatggaagagcttgGTGATAGACAATTCTTTGTGCTTATTGACGAGTCGCGTGATATATCTGTAAAAGAACAAATGGCGGTGATGTTCAGGTTAGTACaatgaattttttattgaaaCTACTACAATTATTaacttaaacttgtaaatttcattcaaacatagatgaatacatttgaatttttatttatttttctaggtTCTTGAACGACAAAGGGAAAGTTTTGGAACGATTTATTGCTCTACATCGTGTCAAATATACTACATCTGAGGCACTAAAGGATGTTTTTTATGGTATTCTCGATCGTCATACGTTATTTATTTCAAGGATACAAGGGCAAGGATATGATGGGGCTTCAAATATTAAAGGTGAGTTTAACGGTTTACAAAGAAAGATTCTAGATGAAAACCTTTATGCTTTCTATGTCCATTGTTATGCTCACCGTTTGCAATTGGCAGTTGTGTCCGTTGCTAGTAGTTGCTTATCTATTCATGATTTCTTTGAGTATATCTCCTTGATTGTAACCACAACAATTGCATCTTGCAAGAGAAAGGATGCTTTGAAGGAGGAATAACACCGAGATATTTTGAATATACTTGAGAGTGGTGAGATATCTCAAGGAAAGGGCTTGCACCAATCATCTAGTCTCGCTAGACCTGGAGATACTATATGGGGTTCACATAATACTACCTAGATTCGTTTGGATCAGATGTGGTCCTCCGTGTCAGAGGTGCTTaatattgttgatgaagatggacgtGGACCATCTCAAGCGGCGGGTTTGATAGAAAACACGAAGAGCTTTAAATTTGCTTTCATTTTTAAGCTTATGTTAAATTTGTTTGGTATCACAAATGAACTTTcaaaaatcttgcaaacaaaagatcttAATATTGTGCTTGCTATGGAATTAGTTTATGATGTTAAAGCTCCGTTGGCTACATTGAGAGAGAGTGGTTGGGATGATTTATTTATTGATGTCCAATAATTTTGTTTTGCTCAAAGTATTCCGGTGCCAAATATGGATGAAGAAATACCTGTTCAGGGACGTTCAAGAAGAGAAGGGAGGACTGTCGCTAATTTTCACCATTACCGTGCAGAGATTTTTTATGTTGCTATTTACAAAATATGTGTGGAGGTGGTTCACCAGTTTAGTGAAGGAAGTAATGTTGTGCTGGATTTCTTCTCGTGTCTTGACCCTAAGAACTCTTTTTCCAAATTTGATGTTGATAAGCTTGCTTGTCTTGCTAATATTTATCTTGCAGACTTTTCTGATGATGACCGTGGAACAATAAGGGAGCAACTTGAGACTTATGTACATCAAGTGAAAATGCATGCTTCCTTTACTTCTTGTGAAGATGTTCAAAATTTGGCTATGAAGATGATTCAAACTGAGAAACATTTGGAATTTCCGTTGGTTTACAAGCTCATTGAGTTGGCTTTGATATTGTCGGTGTCGATAGCATCcgttgaaagagctttttcagcaatgaagattatcaagtctgATTTGCGCAACAAGATCAATGATGTGTGGTTCAATGAATTGATTATATGTTACAACGAGCGGGAGGTATTCAAGTCACTTAAATATGTTGATATTATTCAAACATTCACAACAAAGAAGTCTCAGAGAGGGTATTTAGACTTGTTAATTTATTTAGCACACTATTCGCATATGAGGTTTCATCTCTCTTATGTAGCACactttatgactatttatatattgtcaCATGTAATGTTCAGTtaaattttttgcccaggctACATAAAAGTTCTGGCTCCACCACTGCATAGACACACACCTAAATgaaattaagtaaataattttatg encodes the following:
- the LOC131631230 gene encoding uncharacterized protein LOC131631230, which encodes MRRFSVPKTSIEKVNVKQLEVEVEETPPNLANEFNPNEIVRDPGCRKQIHEYAPDIQDQVRRAYILKGPTQPDLARFPRTQFGKYSRAFCKAWYKNYTWLEYNESKDATYCFYCFLFKPSGRAEHFGYEVFNKDGFKDWKHASKGFKDHIDSHDSKHNSCMKHYDDYNNQR